The Gracilimonas sp. genome contains a region encoding:
- a CDS encoding helicase-related protein: MPAVYTNIDQITHLSTGDFDHWLGDWDSDGIVNIDDPNPLTPGDTAPVSEAELAPQIKAVIQAKNNYIPALKKVMKGLIGMNLALVVKGRIKEVYSTLGKLIRKRFPFTEKLATKAGEKYTTGLTDVAGCMAIAETQAQVDQMVKRILSGELGEVWEHEDKYKHPANGYRAHHFILVVDEQYPVEIQVKTKRMSMISAASHQPYKVGQLNGALLEELTQLAWKADKGDTESAEKLEPYLVDLEALETQLTLRSNPGSELQQLQVDFEQTIGKLALAFQLDKFPAEHKEEALELFRAHGRIIGVDFDGVFNKASTKKSKPAGQPKKKSGQSTFKFSDTELSEFTPIKLTASERRKANEAAIGVLQKEDRAITKSDIDLLRSYTGAGGLGYTESTEQSKRGLLNEHYTSYPVVKLIWDKLQQMGVTGGNILEPGAGVGNFAGFLPDRDKFRMVMIERSAISSRIASLLYPMQTVRHENFADTDLSLYNLTGVVGNVPFGDLKIHTTRDPLAPLSPRIHDYFILKSLDALKPGGFLVVITSTGTMDKKDPSIRQAMVQRAHFVGAYRLPSTAFKDNADTTVTTDILFFQKYGEHQGDIHPDVDSKLNRLFAQEELIESQVSYNGETYTASYNPYYKEHPNHVLGEHIQGHHVQFYSRMGVKGELSESVINSVLSDGLTFPYSLPVEMPLYNIPDDGIMLDLPRSYHPGNIVFHENHFYEKQRRFFKRLTLKGGSGLEARTRSACQLLDKYDDYITALAQETSEKDALRAEFKQLLSGHIEQYGVPDEDEDIRKVFKFDNRLYKLTTLVKRDPLNGELVHADIIDADSMFNRNYVPAVKDSDDLAELAMFGRSIGETLDVDFYQSVYKGGTASKEELEKALQDHPDFYWNPATGNHEFRYQYLSGNVREKLQLAQEHELEKNIKALQEVVPEWIDVYNITVDPQHVFTYLPAKAIEEWIKDEMNYDKVETGLVKDKADLGNRFYMKLRKWGRYVGTGDETPDDNNLGWGETPFTKIITSYIQDSTFPLKFYDEDDNLMPSMTLKEAQSMKGERGQMLIERARKIQRQNNNRMLTHVPKKFNNWVRTKASSEVRGMIEAAYNHTYNAVINPPFDGHTLRVRGMSDTFYGVKDFTVYKHNRAIAEKLVWNGKGANCHDVGAGKTLASIITSQVLLQQGAARKPMFVVPGKVQEKWVEEYLMLFPDAKVLNMKMASGDKHKELTMAQLYNWDAIFIADHAFKSLPLSPAEQARIYQERIDYFNQMLENFEDLLEEDEAISKAAKTSMMKRMEKQMEEWETKLRNVAHAKRLETDIFFDELGVDCLFFDEAHFYKNALGSAKAAKLGISANKPSQRAEDALQKTRWLFSKVGHKNVFVLTATPVVNSPVEVWHMLNLCAPDLLAKYEIENLDNFINLFVREEEKIVKKTNGEYRSERVVAGYYNLPEMRKIIDEVMDIKSYDQLIGFYKEFPDYIQDESGNTVKGKDGKPKVLQPKFKRPKASTRNVIIEPSELHKLLFDDIILRANEVIACMKDRQCETRDNFLVITGDGSKIATDLRVYDKDFEGIDRSYLKLGAMVENVAASYGARSNPAPEAVPEDLYGDYFHRTGRGQLAVTPPHLRENPTHIEVITSKGVVKEKSGYWVVWDEKKEVYEPLHILKPKKPEHTWSEGIFGSEKEATQRAEKLNKEWEQIKASRSNPASQAIRNQIIFCDWISLHQSQGGSFHQLIKSELVKAGIPEGEIAIINGAIIGTGKDGKDYFVSSKDDKEALKKEVQDEFNQGKYRVVIGNQSIAEGMNLQKWTTDMHHMDVPYTPSQIQQRNGRGLRQGNQYPEVQIHYYLMQDSFDQYRLELVSKKQSWIDDLFFGTGREVSTGGDSESLEYEQMVAATNSDPRVKQFFEALAQKNVLDDRIDNLESEVQRLEASQAQATTDIQTRQDRMKSVVERESALQNSKLPESADKALKENLFDVQYGWNGEPYQLDIQLSADSKRISGYRMKTVLDVPENNANGRVWFHLIPDSNIADRSFYNKQTWGSIKRMASKELAAAFGWTLEEKTGQGKSISGNLGNIIATEEDFYTEYGIDIEAEKAKKDEAGNEQSFKAIKESAGMFTIKKWQPIITRKLAGLFLELEKAWIRTSESRMELLSSELRQTEKTLTELQKVLASTKSELEAAKTARENNQKTVIELNDVVNQLVAVSYDDRNELYEEINRIAPKYKIRKTITVRDVGSLKGNAPKSVPQLRENKTEHAPGKTSKRHGVLKTLYEEPLVYSGIVKELEYIDAKGYMRRMEAESDDLAMIINAKGTTIYVFPTSLMRLSKGAYNDPKAAEMFEEFHHFPADNYDYELFPPTGEKLISAGYADRILYVSDKIIYADDEKGKDNHYFHYFDAGKRPVFKYGDVYIIANVNIDGRGILN; encoded by the coding sequence ATGCCAGCAGTTTATACAAATATCGACCAGATTACCCACCTGTCCACCGGCGACTTTGATCACTGGCTGGGTGACTGGGACTCCGACGGCATTGTCAATATTGATGATCCCAACCCGCTTACTCCGGGCGATACCGCCCCGGTTTCTGAGGCCGAACTGGCACCGCAAATCAAGGCAGTGATCCAGGCGAAAAACAACTACATCCCGGCCCTGAAAAAAGTTATGAAAGGCCTAATCGGGATGAATTTAGCTTTGGTTGTAAAGGGGCGCATTAAAGAAGTGTATTCCACTCTGGGCAAACTCATTCGCAAACGGTTCCCCTTTACCGAAAAGCTTGCTACCAAAGCCGGAGAAAAATATACTACCGGCCTGACCGATGTGGCAGGCTGTATGGCTATTGCCGAAACACAGGCGCAGGTCGATCAGATGGTGAAGCGTATCCTCTCGGGCGAATTAGGTGAAGTCTGGGAACACGAAGACAAATATAAACATCCGGCAAATGGCTACCGCGCTCATCATTTTATCCTTGTTGTGGACGAGCAGTACCCAGTCGAAATCCAGGTAAAAACCAAACGCATGTCCATGATTTCGGCGGCCTCGCACCAGCCCTATAAAGTGGGCCAGCTTAACGGGGCACTGCTGGAAGAACTCACCCAACTCGCGTGGAAAGCCGACAAAGGCGACACCGAATCAGCGGAAAAACTCGAACCTTATTTGGTCGATTTGGAAGCGCTTGAAACCCAGCTTACCCTTCGGTCTAATCCAGGCAGCGAGCTCCAACAGCTTCAGGTAGATTTTGAGCAGACCATAGGTAAACTGGCCTTGGCATTTCAGCTGGACAAGTTTCCGGCGGAGCATAAAGAAGAAGCTTTGGAGCTTTTCAGGGCACACGGGCGAATCATTGGCGTCGATTTTGATGGGGTATTTAATAAGGCCTCTACCAAAAAATCGAAGCCCGCCGGACAGCCCAAAAAGAAATCAGGGCAATCAACTTTTAAGTTTAGTGACACCGAGCTTTCGGAATTTACTCCCATCAAACTAACGGCTTCCGAGCGTCGCAAGGCCAACGAAGCGGCCATCGGGGTGCTTCAAAAAGAAGACCGCGCGATTACCAAATCCGATATCGACCTACTCCGCTCTTACACCGGGGCGGGCGGGTTAGGCTACACCGAATCCACCGAGCAGTCCAAGCGGGGCTTGCTAAATGAGCACTACACCTCGTACCCCGTGGTCAAACTCATTTGGGATAAGCTTCAACAAATGGGTGTCACGGGTGGCAATATTTTAGAGCCGGGCGCTGGCGTGGGCAACTTTGCCGGATTCCTTCCCGACCGCGACAAGTTTCGGATGGTCATGATCGAACGCTCGGCCATCAGTTCGCGTATTGCGAGTCTGCTATACCCAATGCAGACCGTGCGCCACGAAAACTTTGCCGACACCGATCTTTCCCTATACAACCTGACTGGCGTGGTTGGGAACGTGCCCTTTGGGGACCTGAAAATTCATACCACCCGCGACCCGCTGGCTCCACTTAGCCCCCGCATTCACGACTATTTTATCCTGAAATCCCTGGACGCCCTAAAACCCGGTGGTTTCTTGGTAGTAATTACCTCAACCGGCACGATGGACAAAAAAGACCCATCCATTCGGCAGGCAATGGTACAACGCGCCCATTTTGTAGGGGCCTACCGGCTGCCTTCAACGGCGTTTAAAGACAACGCCGATACCACGGTAACTACCGATATTCTTTTCTTCCAGAAATATGGAGAGCATCAGGGCGACATTCATCCGGACGTGGACTCGAAACTCAACCGACTTTTTGCCCAAGAGGAGCTGATTGAAAGTCAGGTCTCCTATAATGGTGAAACCTATACCGCTTCTTACAACCCGTACTATAAAGAACACCCAAACCACGTGTTGGGTGAGCATATTCAGGGGCACCACGTACAGTTTTATTCCCGTATGGGAGTGAAAGGTGAACTTTCTGAATCTGTTATTAACTCCGTGCTTTCTGACGGGCTGACTTTTCCTTACTCGCTTCCGGTCGAGATGCCCTTGTACAACATTCCCGATGATGGCATTATGCTCGACCTACCAAGGTCGTACCATCCGGGAAATATCGTCTTCCACGAGAACCATTTTTACGAGAAACAGCGACGGTTTTTCAAGCGGCTTACCCTCAAAGGCGGCTCCGGACTGGAGGCGCGCACCCGATCGGCCTGTCAGCTGCTGGACAAATACGACGACTATATAACCGCACTGGCGCAGGAAACGAGCGAAAAAGACGCCCTCCGTGCTGAATTCAAGCAGCTTTTATCGGGTCACATCGAGCAGTACGGGGTTCCCGATGAAGACGAGGACATCCGCAAGGTGTTCAAGTTCGACAACCGGCTTTACAAACTCACGACGCTCGTGAAGCGAGATCCGCTTAACGGGGAACTGGTGCACGCCGATATCATTGATGCTGATTCCATGTTCAACCGCAACTACGTGCCCGCCGTCAAAGATTCGGACGACTTGGCTGAGCTGGCCATGTTTGGCCGAAGCATTGGTGAAACTTTGGACGTGGATTTCTACCAGTCGGTGTACAAAGGAGGAACAGCCAGCAAAGAGGAGCTGGAAAAAGCGCTCCAGGATCACCCTGACTTTTACTGGAATCCGGCAACCGGAAACCACGAATTTCGCTACCAGTACCTCTCGGGTAATGTGCGCGAGAAGCTGCAACTGGCTCAAGAGCACGAGCTGGAAAAGAATATCAAGGCGCTACAAGAGGTAGTACCCGAATGGATCGACGTGTACAATATCACTGTGGACCCGCAGCACGTGTTCACCTACCTGCCTGCCAAAGCCATTGAAGAGTGGATAAAAGATGAAATGAACTACGATAAGGTGGAAACCGGTCTGGTCAAAGACAAAGCGGATCTGGGCAACCGGTTCTACATGAAGCTTCGGAAATGGGGCCGTTATGTGGGCACGGGCGATGAAACCCCCGACGACAACAACCTGGGCTGGGGCGAGACGCCATTTACCAAAATCATTACCTCGTACATTCAGGACAGCACCTTTCCGCTGAAATTCTATGATGAGGACGACAACCTCATGCCGTCTATGACGCTCAAAGAAGCGCAATCCATGAAGGGAGAACGCGGTCAGATGCTCATCGAACGGGCGCGAAAAATACAGCGCCAGAACAACAACCGGATGCTTACGCACGTGCCCAAAAAGTTCAACAACTGGGTGCGCACCAAAGCTTCCTCCGAAGTCCGAGGCATGATCGAGGCCGCCTACAACCATACCTATAACGCGGTGATCAACCCGCCTTTTGACGGGCACACCCTTCGGGTTCGAGGCATGAGCGACACCTTTTACGGGGTGAAAGACTTTACTGTGTACAAGCACAATCGCGCCATTGCCGAAAAGCTGGTGTGGAACGGCAAAGGAGCCAACTGCCACGATGTTGGAGCCGGAAAAACGCTCGCTTCCATCATCACCTCCCAAGTGCTGCTCCAGCAGGGAGCCGCCCGAAAACCCATGTTTGTCGTGCCCGGCAAAGTGCAGGAAAAATGGGTGGAAGAATACCTGATGCTCTTTCCAGACGCCAAAGTCCTCAACATGAAAATGGCCTCCGGCGACAAGCACAAAGAACTTACGATGGCCCAGCTTTACAACTGGGACGCCATCTTTATCGCCGACCACGCCTTTAAATCGCTGCCATTATCCCCAGCTGAGCAGGCTCGTATTTACCAGGAGCGCATCGACTACTTCAACCAGATGCTGGAGAACTTCGAGGATCTGCTGGAAGAAGACGAGGCGATCTCGAAAGCGGCCAAGACCTCCATGATGAAACGCATGGAAAAGCAGATGGAAGAATGGGAAACCAAGCTCCGAAATGTGGCCCACGCTAAGCGCCTGGAGACCGATATTTTCTTTGACGAGCTGGGTGTGGACTGCCTGTTCTTTGACGAGGCGCATTTCTATAAGAACGCCCTTGGTTCGGCCAAAGCCGCCAAGCTGGGAATTTCAGCCAACAAACCTTCCCAGCGCGCCGAAGACGCCCTGCAAAAAACGCGGTGGCTGTTCAGCAAAGTGGGCCATAAGAACGTGTTTGTGCTTACCGCGACCCCGGTGGTGAACTCCCCGGTCGAAGTATGGCACATGCTCAACCTGTGCGCCCCGGATTTGCTGGCCAAATACGAAATTGAAAACCTCGACAACTTCATTAACCTGTTTGTCCGGGAAGAAGAAAAGATCGTCAAAAAGACCAACGGGGAATACCGCTCCGAGCGCGTCGTGGCCGGGTACTACAACCTGCCGGAAATGCGTAAGATCATTGACGAGGTGATGGACATCAAGAGCTACGATCAGCTCATCGGTTTCTACAAAGAGTTTCCCGACTACATTCAGGACGAGTCCGGAAACACAGTCAAAGGCAAAGACGGAAAGCCCAAGGTGCTCCAGCCCAAATTCAAGCGCCCCAAGGCCAGTACGCGCAATGTGATTATTGAACCCAGCGAGCTGCATAAACTGCTTTTTGATGACATTATCCTCCGAGCCAACGAGGTCATTGCCTGCATGAAAGACCGGCAGTGCGAAACCCGCGACAACTTCCTCGTAATAACCGGTGATGGCAGCAAGATTGCGACCGATCTCAGGGTATATGATAAAGATTTTGAAGGCATCGACCGATCCTACCTCAAGCTTGGGGCGATGGTCGAAAATGTGGCCGCTTCCTACGGGGCCCGTTCCAATCCAGCTCCCGAAGCCGTTCCCGAAGACCTTTACGGTGACTACTTTCACCGGACAGGCAGGGGGCAATTGGCCGTAACTCCACCACACCTCCGGGAGAACCCAACCCATATTGAAGTCATTACCAGCAAAGGTGTGGTAAAAGAAAAAAGCGGCTACTGGGTGGTATGGGATGAAAAGAAAGAAGTGTATGAGCCCCTGCATATCCTGAAGCCCAAAAAACCCGAACACACGTGGAGCGAAGGCATCTTTGGTAGCGAAAAAGAAGCTACCCAGCGAGCCGAAAAGCTCAATAAAGAGTGGGAGCAGATCAAGGCCAGCCGATCCAATCCAGCGAGCCAAGCCATTCGCAACCAGATTATTTTCTGCGACTGGATCAGCCTTCATCAGTCTCAGGGAGGTAGCTTCCACCAGCTCATCAAATCCGAGCTGGTCAAAGCTGGAATCCCGGAAGGTGAAATCGCCATCATCAACGGAGCAATCATTGGCACCGGAAAAGATGGCAAAGACTATTTTGTGAGCAGCAAGGACGACAAGGAAGCATTAAAGAAAGAAGTTCAGGATGAGTTTAACCAGGGTAAGTACCGGGTGGTCATTGGCAACCAGTCGATCGCCGAGGGCATGAACCTTCAGAAGTGGACGACCGACATGCACCACATGGATGTGCCCTATACGCCTTCTCAAATTCAGCAGCGCAATGGGCGCGGGCTTCGCCAGGGCAACCAGTATCCGGAAGTTCAAATTCACTACTACCTGATGCAGGACTCTTTTGATCAGTACCGGCTGGAGCTGGTCTCCAAAAAGCAGAGCTGGATTGACGACCTGTTCTTTGGCACCGGGCGTGAAGTGTCCACCGGAGGCGACTCCGAATCGCTGGAATATGAACAAATGGTAGCCGCCACCAACTCCGACCCAAGGGTAAAACAGTTTTTTGAGGCTTTAGCCCAAAAGAACGTGCTTGATGACCGGATTGACAATTTGGAATCTGAAGTGCAACGGCTCGAAGCCAGTCAGGCGCAGGCGACCACCGATATACAGACGAGACAGGATCGCATGAAAAGTGTGGTAGAGCGGGAATCGGCTTTGCAAAACTCGAAGCTTCCCGAAAGCGCTGATAAAGCCCTCAAAGAAAACCTTTTTGACGTGCAGTACGGGTGGAACGGTGAGCCGTACCAGCTCGATATCCAGCTTAGCGCCGACTCCAAACGCATTTCCGGCTACCGCATGAAAACCGTCTTGGACGTGCCGGAAAACAACGCCAACGGGCGGGTGTGGTTTCACCTGATCCCGGATAGCAATATCGCTGACCGCTCATTTTACAACAAACAGACGTGGGGTTCCATCAAACGCATGGCCTCTAAAGAGCTGGCTGCTGCTTTTGGGTGGACGCTGGAAGAAAAGACGGGGCAAGGAAAATCCATCTCCGGCAACCTCGGCAACATCATTGCCACTGAGGAAGATTTCTACACTGAATACGGCATCGACATTGAAGCCGAAAAAGCTAAAAAAGACGAGGCCGGAAACGAGCAAAGCTTCAAGGCCATCAAAGAGTCCGCCGGGATGTTTACCATCAAAAAGTGGCAGCCGATTATCACCCGAAAACTGGCTGGACTATTTCTGGAGCTGGAAAAAGCGTGGATCAGAACTTCCGAAAGCCGGATGGAACTGCTAAGCAGTGAGCTCAGGCAGACCGAGAAAACCCTGACCGAACTTCAAAAGGTGCTGGCATCCACCAAGAGTGAACTCGAAGCGGCCAAAACCGCTCGGGAAAACAACCAGAAGACTGTGATCGAACTCAACGATGTGGTCAACCAGCTGGTGGCGGTGAGCTACGACGATCGGAACGAGCTCTACGAAGAGATCAACCGCATCGCCCCGAAATACAAGATCCGCAAGACCATTACCGTCCGTGATGTGGGTTCGCTGAAAGGGAATGCCCCTAAAAGCGTCCCTCAGCTTCGCGAGAACAAGACGGAACATGCGCCTGGAAAAACATCCAAACGGCATGGCGTACTCAAAACTCTCTATGAAGAACCGCTGGTGTATTCCGGCATCGTCAAGGAACTGGAGTACATCGACGCCAAAGGCTACATGCGGCGCATGGAAGCAGAATCCGATGATCTGGCGATGATCATCAACGCCAAGGGCACCACTATTTATGTGTTTCCAACCAGTTTAATGAGGCTCTCAAAGGGAGCCTATAATGACCCGAAAGCCGCAGAAATGTTTGAGGAGTTTCATCATTTCCCGGCAGACAACTACGACTATGAGCTGTTTCCGCCTACGGGCGAGAAACTGATCAGTGCCGGTTACGCCGACCGCATACTGTATGTGAGCGATAAGATTATCTACGCCGATGACGAAAAAGGCAAAGACAATCACTATTTCCACTACTTCGATGCGGGCAAGCGACCGGTGTTTAAATACGGTGATGTGTACATCATCGCTAACGTCAACATAGACGGCAGGGGCATTCTTAATTGA
- a CDS encoding peptidoglycan-binding domain-containing protein: protein MTLSKGASGQQVIRLQAGLQKAGFDLPQYGIDGKFGSETQSAVMKAQRRYSLPVTGEAGPTLLSKLGVSNAQINMKTDKKAMLTKAVLAGIAIGALIVIAKKMRNR from the coding sequence ATGACTCTCAGTAAAGGCGCCTCAGGACAACAGGTAATCAGGCTCCAAGCAGGATTGCAAAAAGCAGGATTTGATCTACCTCAATATGGTATTGACGGAAAATTTGGAAGTGAAACACAATCTGCCGTTATGAAAGCTCAACGTAGGTATTCTCTTCCGGTAACCGGAGAGGCCGGGCCAACACTACTTTCAAAACTGGGGGTATCCAATGCTCAAATAAACATGAAAACAGATAAAAAAGCCATGCTGACCAAAGCTGTTCTGGCTGGCATTGCCATCGGTGCTTTAATTGTGATCGCTAAAAAAATGAGGAACCGTTGA